The following is a genomic window from Nitrosomonas communis.
TTGATTGGGCGCAGCCAGGGTAGTCAGGGTGGTATGATCCAATTCCGCAAGGCCCGCGTAAATCGTTGTGCGGGAAATTCCCACTGCTTTGGCCACAGTACTCACGCCACCGTCACCCAGATCACGAGCCTCGATGTCAGCCCACAACCGCATAAATGTTCAAGTTATTTTTTCTAGGCCCTTATTGATGCGAAAGGTTGCAACTATTACTAAATTGTTACTTGTCCACAATTTTTGTGGATAACTTTGTGGGTAATCTGTAAATACTGTTGCTAAGATGGTTATTTGTAACAATATTTACTGGATCGATTAAATTTTATACAGATAATAATCTCATTTATAATCAAAATATTATCCTTATATTGTTTAGCTCTATAGTTTTGATTTAAGCAGGATATTTTATAAAAAGCAATGTGGATTATTTTGAGGATGTCAAGAAAATCCTCAATTCTATTGCATGCATTCTAGGCCACCATACTCTACGTCTATTTGTCGGCCAGGCGCTGTAGGAGGCGGCTAACAGCGTGTCGGACAGGATCCAGGAGGAGGCGGCGAAAGACAAGCTAGGCGGTAGGCGGGTGCGGCGGATAGTGCAGGTCGGCCCTGCCGCGTTCCGGGGAATAGTAGGGCAAACTGGCCCCTCACGCGTGTATAGTGGGGCGCTGCGGGGCGGTTGCGGGGCCGAGCATGGGGGTAATTCATCCCGTGCCCGCTCATGGCTCCTGGATGGGCGATGATGTGGAACTCCACTTTGCCTAAGCCCAACGCGACTTCGTTTTATCGTTCACTCTCACCAACCAGGGCTATTGATCGCGTATCCAAGGGTATTTAAGTGGAGTCTATACATGCGGACGCTACCGTTACCTGGAACTCATTAAGTTATGAATGTAAAGAGCAACACAGCCGTTTTCTGTTTAAATCAAGGTTATTTCTTCTTTTTCTTTGTTGTAGCTACTGCTGTCTTGAAAATGGATTTAGCCGTGAATTTTGGCACTGTGGTTGCAGCGATCTTCAACGCTGCACCGGTCTTCGGGTATTTGCCGGTGCGAGCGGCACGCTTGGTAGACTTGAAAGTACCAAAGCCAGGAAGTATGACGTATCACCCCTGGCGACGGTTGCCACTACACTATCGATCAGGGCTTTCAAGGCCTTGGTTGCGGTGGTTTTGGGTATCTCTGTTTGTGCTGCAATCTGTTCTACCAGTTCCGTTTTGTATATGTTGGAAATGCTCCTTTTGGTTAAAAAGCTAGCAGTATAAATATTCAGACGTTGCTGGCATATCATCATGTCATCCACATTAAGTCTGTGTTCCCATATAGGGCACCTCTAAAAATTCAAGCTATAAAATGAGGCGCGTTAGGAGAAAGTAGTATTTTCTTGATTTGTCCAGGATAACACGTTGTTTCAAATGTATAATAATGAGATTATGCTCCCCGATATGAGTCCTTACCATGCAACTCGGTTTTTTTGACCTTGACAATCGATATGCTCAGCTAAGTAAGTTAAATGATCCGCTTGAAGAGCTGAATCGCATAATCGATTGGAATCTATTCGCTGATCTTCTTGCAGAGACAACGACGAAGCCCCGGAAAAGTGAAGCAGGCCGCAAACCCTTTGATCGGGTGATGCTATTCAAAATGCTGGTATTACAAAGAATGAATAATCTATCAGATGATCGGCTGGAGTATCAAGTCCGGGACCGGTTGAGTTTCATGCGGTTTTTGGGACTTGGTCTGGCAGGGGTAGTGCCTGACGCAAAGACCATGTGGTCGTTCCGGGAAGAGTTAAAAGAGAACCATCTGATGGATCGTCTGTTTGCAAGATTCGATGAATGTTTACGAGAGTTGGAGGTAGAACTGAAGTCAGGTCAGATCATTGATGCGACCTTTGTGAGTGTGCCTAAACAACGCAGTACACGTGAAGAAAACAAGATGATTAAAGAAGATGCCGTTCCGATTGAATGGGGACAGAATCCCCACAAACTGGCGCAAAAAGACATTGATGCGCGTTGGACGAAGAAGAACAGCGAATCATTTTATGGTTACAAAGATCACGTCAATATGGATCGCGATACCAAGCTGATAACCACATGGGAAGTTACTTCAGCGCAAATTCATGACAGTCAGGTTTTGGAAGAAGTGCTGCAATCCCCTGAAGTGGGAGGCGCAGATATTTATGCGGACTCAGCATACCGCAGCAATGCACAGGAAGAAAGTCTGGTCACCTCAAAATACACGAGTCAGATTCACGAAAAAGGCGCTCGCAATCATCCCCTCACGCAAGCACAAAAATCCAGTAACAAAGAGAAATCACGGGTGCGTGCACGAGTCGAGCATGTGTTTGGTTCGATGACGAATGAACTGGGCGGAATCACGATTCGTACCATAGGTTATGGGAGAGCAAAAGTACACATAGGCTTACTCAACCTCGTCTATAACATCAAGCGTGTAGCGACGCTGATTCGAAAAGGGTATTTCAGTTTCGATAGGGTTAGTGCGCCCGAAATGGCTTAAAGGGAGCAAAAACGAGAAGATAACAACCCGAATCACCTTGAATTTAGAAAAATTTAATTATTGGACAGAAAAACTTTGAGAATCAAGTGAAATTGCCCTCCTGGTTGAATTGATTTGCTTTTTTTAGGTATTTTTAGAGGTGCCCTATAGTCAATGAGATGGTTAAACGGCATCACGATCTTGGATAGCAGGTTATAAGTAACTGTGATCCGATGTCTTGTGCTGCAAACATGTAAATTGTGATCAGCACTTAAAGAAAGAATAATCCAGAAGAAATAGAGGTGTTAATATAATTTAAAATAAGCTACCAAGTTAACAAAGAAAAATTCTCATTAGTTGTATAAAGTATATATGAATATCAACTTTAACAACCTTTCTGACAACTTTCTACTTTCTCTTTTATCATCAGATGAGCAAGCAACCATAAGCTCGGCAGTTAAATTAGTTCCCGTTAATATTGGCGATATTATTTGTGAGTCAGAAGCGAAATTGGAATATGTTTATTTCCCTATTAGTGGAATGTTTTTACTGCTGTATATCTTAGAAAATGGAGGATCTGCAGAAATTAGCGATATTGGTAAAGAAGGATTTGTGGGAGTACCTATTTTATTGGGAGGTGAAACAATGCCTCACCAAGTAATTATACAAGGTTCAGGAGAAGCATTCCGCATGCCCGTTTACCATCTAACAAAACTTTTCACTCAATCAATTTCCTTTAGAAATATTTTATTACACTATATGCAAGCTTTAATGACTCAAATTTCTCAAACTGCAGTATGTAATAGTCATCAAAAATTGATCAAAGACTTTGCCGATGGCTTCTCCTTTCATTAGATCGATTATCCGGTAATGAATTATGTATGACTCAAGAGCTGATATCTATTATGTTGGGTGTACGTAGAGAAGGGATAACATCGGCTGCTTCTAATCTCCAAAAAGAAAAAATTATTGATTACAGTCGAGGAACTATTTGTGTTCTGGATAGGCACAGACTGGAAGAAAGATGCTGTGAATGTTACGAGGTGGTAAAAAAAGAATATTCGCGATTATTTTCTGATATTTGTTGATCAGCATAAAGAACAATACGGGGTCGAGCCGATTTGCGAGCAAATTCAGATTGCCCCGTCGAGTTACTATGAACACAAAGCACGCGAACGAGATCCTGATCGATTGCCTTGCCTGATCGTATCAAACGGGATAAGGAGCTTGAAAGTGACATACCGCGCGTATGGAAGAATAATTTCAAAGTTTATGGAGCCAACAAAGTCTGGCGGTAGTTGCTACGAGAAGGCATTGTTACTGCTCGCTGTACTGTTGAACGGCTGATGAAGAAGCTTGGATTGCAAGGTGTCAGACGTGGTAGACGATGTTGGACAACGATTACAGATGACTTACTTGCCCGGCGAATAGATAAAGTTAACCGGCAATTCGCGGCAATCCGGCCAAATCAGTAGTGTGCCGCAGCAAGCGGCGTAAGAGATGAGGGTATGGCCCCTCGCAATCGGCTTGCAGGAGCGGGTTGCAAACCACCTTAAGCGACTTTGGCCAAAAGCCTGGGTCGTGAGCGTTATGGAAAAGGTGCCTCGAGGCATCAGGTTTGGATCAAGGAAGACGAACAACCGTGAGCTGCCGTTCAAGTGTCGAAAGCACTCAGATGACATCAAAACTGGAGGGCGATGTTACTCCAGGAGCAGTCTGGCCGTTACCTGCTTACGGGCCAGGCGGTGTCCGGCATAGAGGCAGCGTCAGCATGATCCGGGCTCTTACGCTGAACTGCGGGAACCTTCGGTGTCGATGGCAAGCGAAAGGCACAAGCCAAACGGGCGAGGCCGACAGTAGCGATGCGCCACCAAGGGACGGAGCAACTCGTAGTAGCGATGAAGCTGCTGTAATGGTGGTGGAGCAAAGGAGTTGCGTCATTCCGGCATGGGATTGCGCCAACTGCGCAAGCAGGAGGAGCGTAGCCCCATGACCAAGTCGTACCATATTCCCAAGAAACTTATCTGGGAAGACTATCAATGTGTTAAGGCAAACGCAGGCGCAGCGGGCATAGATGGTGAATCAATCGAAGAATTCGAGCGCTGTTTGAGTAACAACCTGTACAAGTTCTGGAACCGCATGTGTTCCGGTAGTTATTTTCCGCCGCCGATCAAAGGCGCCGATCCCCAAGAAATCAGGGGGCGTGCGCATGTTAGGCATACCGACAGTTGCTGACAACATAGCGCAAACAGCAGTTAAGCGAATGCTTGAACCCGTTCTGGACCCCTTGTTTCATTGCAACTCCTATGGTTATCGACCTGCATGCTCAGCGCTCGATGCGATCGCCATAGTGAGGCGGCGAAGCTGGGAATATGACTGGGTGATCGAATTCGACATCAACGAGCTCTTCAATAATATTGAGCACGATTTATTGATGCGTGCCCTCAGGAAGACTGCGGATATCATGGGTGCTGCTTGCTGTGTATTGGACGGTGGTTAACAGCACCCATCAAGCTGCGGAAGGTACATTGCTGCAGCGAACACGTGGCACGCCACCAGGCGGTGTCGTGAGCCCGTTGCTGGCCAATCTATTTTTGCACTATGCATTTGACGTATGGATCACTCGGAGCAACTGCCCAGCGTGCGCTTTTGCCGTTACGCTGATGACGCAGTGGTTCATTGCAAGAGCCTGGCGCAAGCGCACTATACGTTGCAAAAGATTGACGAGCGTTTTCGGCAGTGTGGGCTTGAATTGCATCCTGAGAAAACGCACATTATGTACTGCAAAGACATCAATCGGCAGGGTGATTTCCCTCACGTGCAATTTACATTTTTTGGCTATACCTTTCGACCACGCAAAGCGGTGGATAAGTATGGAAGAGTCTATGTAAATTTTGCACCGGCAGTCAGTCGCGATGCCTTGCGCGCCATACGGCAAACTATCCGGGGATGGCATCTGCAATTGAAATGCGACAAGGAGCTCAGCGATCTCTCGAGTAGGTTCAATCCGGTGCTGCGGGGCTGGCAGAGCTATTATGGACGTTTTCATGGCTCGGCAATGTCAGCAATCTGGAAGCACATGAATGATTACTTGACGCGCTGGCTAAGACGTAAGCACAAGCCCCTCGCCCGGCACAAAATCCGCGCGAGACGCACGAATGCATGCTTGAATGAACGTGCAAGCATGCATTCGTGCATTGGGAACTGGGATACCCCTACGACTGAATAATGAGAGCCGGATGAGCTGAGAGGCTCACGTCCGGTTATGCGTCCAGCGAAGGCTGGCGTGTTCAGCAGGAGACAGACCTGCCGGGGAAAGAGTCAGAAGCCCCGTAGCTTGGATAGCGGGAAGGCGGGTAACCAATATCCTGAAGCCTATCGACAAGACTTTCCTTGGTGAAGTGCGAGTCACCGGGCCGTAACGAAAGTAAACGCAAAAGTAGCCTCGAAAGTGAGAAGATCCGAAGGCCGAGCTCATAACCGTACGGCGAAGGCAGCATGGGTAGTCGAAAACTGGCCGATACGACTATTCCACTTTGGCGGGGTAGTAGCGACAGCACAGTGATAAAGACACGCTAAGCAACTGGAGAGACCCTACTCGCCCCGATGCGAAATCGTCTGAGCAAGGTAGATCCTATAACCGGCGAACCCGGGAAGTGGATCGAAGGCGAGAGGGAGTCGGATAGGCTCGTAGTGGCGATGAAACGGCGTAACGGCTGTGGATACGAAGGAGCCCTACCGTTTGTAATTTCTCTAACGATATGAAAGGCAAGGACGACATGATAAAAGCGTTCAGTAGTTTGCAGGATCTGAGGAGGAGAATATACGTCAAGGCGAAGGCTGAACCGTCCTGGCGTTTTTGGGGTTTATACGTCCATATTGGTAAGATAGAAACGCTGCATATGGCGTATGAGATGGCCAAGAAAAATAACGGCGTGCCAGGCACTGACGGCGTCACGTTTGATGACATCGAGACGCAGGATGTAGCGACATTTCTTGCGCAGATACAGGAAGAACTGATTGGGCGCATATATGTGCCGCTACCAGTGCGAAATAAGGGAATACCGAAGGGTGAGAGTAAATTCAGAACCCTATCGATTCTGGCAATTCGAGATCGGGTGGTGCAAGGTGTGCTCAAGCTAATAATAGAGCCGATCTTCGAGGCGAATTTTCAACCGGGGTCATTTGGCTACCGTCCAAAGCGCACGGCACATGAAGCGGTGAAACGAGTGGCACAAGCAATTGTTCAGAACAAGACACGCGTGATTGATCTTGATCTGCGCGCCTATTTTTTACACGGTTCGACATGAACTGCTGTTGAAGAAAGTCGCGCAACGAATCAATGATGATGACGTAATGCACTTGTTGAAAGTAATGCTAAAAGCTTCTGGTAAACAAGGCGTACCGCAAGTGCGCTGTAGACGCGCAACAAACGCAAAATTATTTGCGTAAAGCTGAGCTTAAGCTCTATAGATGATGGAGGAATCGACCCTCCGATATCGGCGTTCAGGTGCTGGTATCAAACCACTTCAAGCGGCTGCTGTAAAAGGCGGTGGTCGTGAGCGTTGAAGAAAGTCAGAGGATAAAATCTGGCGAGGTATGGACTAGAGAGACGAATGAAACTGAATCTCTGTTGAAGCATCGTAAAGCCCTTATGACATCAAAACTGCAGCTATTTGTGGGGCGGCGGGATAAATCCACAAGCAACCTGATTACTGGGTGGGTGGTGTCCGGTGTGCAGGAGGCGTGAGTCTAGTTCAGGCATTTATAGGGAACTACAGGAAGCAGTCGCTTGGATGAAAAGGGAAAAATTCAAGGAAGTGACCTTCCAAGAATGAGCGTACCAAGGCCAAGAACTGTGGCGGGACTACTCGTAGTAGTGATGAAGTTTCTGTAATGGAAATGGAGCGAAGGGGTAGTGTTAAACAAGCTTAATTTATTATTCAACTTGCAGAAGGATGAAATAATGAAGGCAGCAAAACCATTTGATATTCCCAAGGCATTAGTGTGGGAAGCGTTCAAATTAGTCAAAGCCAATCAAGGGTCTGCTGGTATAGACCAGGAGTCACTTGAGGATTTTGAACAGAACTTATCGGGAAACTTATATAAACTTTGGAATAGATTATCATCAGGTGCTTACTTTCCTCCGGCCGTTAAGGGGGTAGCGATACCCAAGAAACAAGGAGGAGAAAGAGTGTTAGGCATTCCAACGGTCTCGGATCGAATAGCCCAAATGACAATTAAACTGGCGTTTGAGCCATGCGTTGAACCTCACTTTTTGGACGACTCCTACGGATATAGACCAAATAAGTCTGCACTAGACGCGGTGGGAGTCACGCGGCAAAGATGTTGGCAGTTCAATTGGCTATTGGAGTTTGATATCAAAGGCCTGTTTGACCATATCGACCATAATTATTGATGAAGGCGGTGAGGAAACACACCAATAATCGGTGGATAATACTGTACATAGAACGATGGTTGAAAGCTCCTATGCAGATGCCAGATGGAAAGCTCGTCAAGCGGGCGCTAGGTACGCGCCTCAGGGCGGTGTGATAAGCCCCGTGTTGAGTAATTTATTTATGCACTATGCGTTTGATGTGTGGATGACACGTAATCATCAAGAAAAACCATGGTGTCGGTATGCCGATGATGGGATAGCCCATTGCAGAACAAAATGGTCGGCAGAAAAGTTGTTAGCTGAGCTTAATCAACGTCTTGTCGAGTGTGGTTTAGAACTGCATTCTGAAAAGACAAAAATAGTCTACTGTCAAGATGGCGCACGAAAAGGGTACCATCAAAGCACAAAGTTTAAATTCTTAGGTTATGAATTTCGCCGAAGAATGGTGAAAGGCTTCGAAGGCAGAATGTTTTTGAGCTTTACGCCGGCGATAAGTAAAGAAGCCAAGAAATCAATAAATAGAACGATAAGAAGAACGGGGGTGCGAAACAGAAGCGATTTGAGTTTAGAAGAAGTAGCTCTTTGGCTCAATCCTATGCTTAATGGATGGATCAACTATTATGGGAGGTTCAATAAATCAGCATTGAAACCTGTTATGCGTCAAATAAATTTCACACTTATAAAATGGTGCATGCGCAAATACAAGCGGTTCAGATACAGTAAGGCCAGAGCGTGTCAATATCTGATAAAGACTTTTGAGACGCGGCCTTACCTATTTGCGCACTGGAAAAGGGGAATACAAGGTTCATTTGTTTAATGGGAGCCGGATGAAGCGAGAGCTTCACGTCCGGTTCTAAGGAACGAGGATTCAATAACTCCAGAGCTTTGAGTTGTAAATTAAGTTGCCGCGGATAGAGTATTTCGGTTATGTTCTGACAATGAAGATAACCACCTATGCCCCGGAAGTCGAAGCGCAAATGCGCAATTTTTATCACAGCTTATCGGAAAAAGACCGCCGCCGCTATGCTGCCGTTGAGGCGGCAAAGCTGGGTCACGGAGGGATCACCTACCTTTGTCAGGTATTACACTGCGATGAAGGCACCGTTAGCCGTGGCCTGAAAGAGTTAAAGATGCCGTTGCTTGAAAAGGAGGAACGTATTCGGCAAGCAGGGGGTGGGCGAAAGTCAGTTGTGGAGACGATGGCAGGGCTGGATGAAGCTTTTTTAGCGTAGTAATCCGCTAGAGGCGGCAAGGCGCGCAGAAGAAACAAGCGGCGTCAGAGCTTGAGGAGTAAAGTTGGAATGTCGCGCTGGAGAAGACCGACCCATCACTGGTGCTAATCCGCCCGTTTTTTAGCGTGGTCATGGGTCACGTCGGCGACATTGGTGAGTCCGTGGCAACGGACATCCCGTTTGAAAGAGTGAGTACAACGACGTACCTGAACCAGCGCGACATTCCAATAGAGATAATGGAGGATGTCATGGCAAAGTTCAAGCGAAGTAAATTGGAGTTAATCCATCCGAATGCAGCGGGGATTGATATTGGCTCTGCGAGCCATTTTGTGGCGGTACCGCCGGATCGAGATAACAAGCCGGTAAGGGAATTCAAGAGTTTCACCGCAGACCTGAATGGTTTAGCGGACTGGTTAGAGGCCTGTGAAATTGACACTGTGGCAATGGAATCGACGGGGGTATACTGGATTCCACTGTATGAACTTTTGGAGTCGCGCGGGCTGACTGTGTATCTAGTAAATGCGCGGCACGTTAGAAATGTTTCTGGCCGGAAGTCGGATGTACTGGACTGCCAATGGTTACAGCAACTGATGAGCTTTGGGTTGATGTCTGGCGCATTCCGTCCGAAAGATGAGATATGTGCACTACGAGCCATATCTCATCAACGCGATATGCTGATCCGTTATCAGGCGCGACATGTGCAACATATGCAAAAGGCTCTGGCGCAAATGAACATACAATTGGCGAACGTGATTTCGGATATTGTGGGCGAAACCGGTCAAAAGATCGTTCGTGCCATCATTACTGGTGAGAGAGATGGGCACATCCTGGCGAATCTCAAGAGCAATCGCATCCGGGCTGGCAAAGACGAGATTGAGAAATCGTTAGTCGGGAATTGGCGGGAAGAACACCTGTTTGCACTCAAGCAAGCGATGTCACTCTATGACGCCTACAGCGAACGACTCACCGAATGTGACCGGCAGCTTGAAACCATGCTGGCGGTACTTCAGGTGCACAAGGTAGAGATCTGCCAGAAGAAGCGCCGCTCCAATGTCAAGAACGCTCCCAAATTTGATTTGCGTGCCCATCTGATTGGCATGTGTGGGGTTGATTTGACGCGAATTGACGGCATCGAAGTGATGACTGCGATGAAAGTCCTGAGTGAAGTGGGCGCTGACATGAGCAGGTTCAAGAGTGCGAAGCAGTTTGCCTCGTGGCTTGGGTTGTGTCCTGGAACAAAGATATCGGGCGGAAAAGTGCTATCGGGGGCAAGCAAGCGCACAGCGAACCGTGCGGCTCAGGCACTGCGCATGGCGGCAGTTTCATTGAAATCCAGCCAGTCTGCACTGGGTGCCTATTACAGAAGATTATGTGGCAGACTCGACAAGGCAAAGGCAATCACAGCGACAGCACACAAACTGGCGCGCTTGATCTACACGATGCTAACGAAAGGAACCGAGTACGTCGATAAAGGGCAGGAGTACTATGAGGAGCGATATCGTCAACGCGTGTTGCATCATCTGACTGTTCGCGCTCGGAAGCTGGGGTTTAATCTTACCCCTGTTCCTGAGGCTACTTAATATTTGCTGTAAAACCATTGTGTTACATTTGTTTCTTGAAAGAGATGTTAAAAAATCATACTGCCGGCTCACCAATGGATGAATCCGTAAAGTGGTCAAATTTGAGCCGCAACGAAATGGCTGAGAAGCTAAAACAGTGCGGATTTAGCGTGAGTGTGACCGTTATTGATCAATTGCTCGACAAACATCATTTTCGCCGCCGTCAAGCCTTCAAGGTTGAAGCCGGGAAAAAGAACCTGCCGCATCGGGACGAGCAGTTCAAAAATATCGAGCGCCTCAAAGAAGAGTACCGGGTCCAGGGTAATCCGGTGATGAGTATGGACGTTAAAAAAAAGAATTGATCGGTAATTTTTATCGCCCCGGAAAGCTCTATACCACTGAGGTCGTGCGGATCAATGATCATGATTTTGCATCCCTGGCAGACAGTAAAATTGTGCCTCATGGGCTGTATGACATCCATCGCAAAAGCGGCTATATCGTATTAGGCACGAGCCATGATACCTCTGAATTTGCTTGCGCCTGTATCCGGCATGGGTGGTTGAACTATGGTCAACTGGACTATCCAAAGGCGACGAGTATTTTATTGCTCTGCGACTGTGGAGGCAGCAATAATGCACGCCACGCTATCTTTAAAGAGGAGTTACAGAAATTGGCAGATGAATTGGCTATTGAGATTCGTATCGCTCACTATCCCCCGTACACGTCAAAATATAATCCCATAGAGCATCGATTATTTCCTCATATCACCAAAGCTTGTAGTGGAGTTATTTTTACCAGTGTCGAGCGGGTCAAAGCAGTCATGAGTAAAGCAAAAACTTCTCAGGGACTAAAGGTCTTTATCTCAATTATGGATAGAGTGTTTGAAACTGGGCGCAAAGTGGCGGATGGCTTTAAAGAAAATATCACCATTGAGTTTGACCCGTTTTTACCGAAATGGAATTATGTTGCTATTCCATCTGCCAGCATAATTTCTGGGATTATTAAATCCTGATTCCTAAGAGCGGCTGAGGGGAAAGTACTCTCGGCCGACTCACCGGTGGCGTGATTTCGCCGGTACTTAGCAATCTTTATCTCAACGAGGTAGATCGGATGCTGGAACGGGCGAAGGAAGTCACGCGTTATGGCAAGTACACCTATGTCGAGTATGCAAGATTTGCTGACGATATGGTGATCTTGGTCGATGCGCATCAGAGGAATAACTGGCTGAGGAAGGCGGTGGAGAAGCGACTGCGGGAAGAATTTGCCAAACTACAGGTTGAGGTCAATGAAGAGAAGAGCAGTATCAGAGACCTGAGTCGCGGAGAGAATTTCGGATTTCTTGGGTTTGATTTTCTACGCATCCGTAGTCTCCGAGGCGTATGGAGACCGTATTATGTGCCGAAGCAGAAAAAGCGCACGGCGCTATTGCAAAAGCTTAAGGAAGTGTTCCGAAGGTATCAGTCACAACCGGTTGATCGAGTAATACATTTGATTAATCCGATTTTGCGTGGCTGGGTTAACTACTTTGCGATTGGGCACTCGAGTCGGTGCTTCAACTACATACAAGACTGGATAGAAAAGAAAGTGAGGCGACATTTGATGCGATCCCGGAAACGACGGGGCTTCGGCTGGCGAAGGTGGAATAGGCAGTGGTTATATGGCAAACTGGGGCTGTTTCATGGCTACCGGATGTTAAAACCAGAGCCGAAAGCTACGCCAGCAGGATAGGTCTCATAAACCTTGATGTGAAACATGCGGGGGAGCGCAGTGCGGGAAATCCGCATGCTGCGTTCGACGTGGAGGGTGCTGGAAACGTGACAAGGGGTGGTTGGTACCTATTGCCCGAGTTAACGCGCCAGTACTCGACCCTACCTGCGAGGGGCTGGGGGGTGCAATTCCCCTGGTCTACTCACCCCTTTGTTGCAACGTGGACGGGATTTGTTTATGTGGCGTTTATTATTGATGTTTTTGCGAGATACATTGTCAGCTGGCAGGTCAGCCGATCCTTGCATACCGATATAATACTCGATGCATTGGAACAGGTATTATGGGCACGGCGGGAAACCAAGGGACTAATCCATCATAGCGACAGGGGTAGTCAATATCTCTCGATCCGTTGTGCGGAACGTCTGGCAGAAGCCAATACTGAAGCCTCTGTTGGTAGTGTCGGTGACTCTTACTACAATGCGCTGGCTGAAACGATTAATGGATTATACAAAACAGAGGCCATACGGCATCGCGGGCCCTGGCCCACTATCGATGAAGTGGAATTTGCTACTTTGGAATGGGTGGATTGGTTCAACCATCGCCGGTTATTGGAGCCGATTGGAAATATTCCACCGGCTGAATTCGAAATGGCATATTATCGCCAATTTAAGGAGTCAACGGATGTAGCTTGACTCAACAAAACAAATCTCCGGAATTCCCGGGGCGATTCAGTACCGGTTTGTTGAATCTAGTGTGCATTGATGTGACGTGCAATGGCGAATATGTCGCAACGATCTACCAGAAACGGTGAAAAATTGAAGAATTTCATAAGTCTCTGAAATCCATTGCGGGATTGGCAAAATTGCGAACCCGCACGGTAACTATGCAGAATAATCATGTTTTCATGGCCATCTATGCCTTGTTGAAGCTGAAATGCTTGAAGATCAAATATAAGGCCAATCATTTTGCATTGCGAGCGAAATTTTTCATTAAAGCCGATCAGCATAGCCTATGCTCAATTACAAGAAATGAAGATCGCGTAACATCAGTGATTACGGTTCAAATATCCATTTGGGTACTCGCGTATATTTCAACTTCAACTGCAATCGGGGCGGGTAGTGTTGTAACGCGTGACGTTCAGGAAGGCGTACTTGCGGTCGGTAATCTATGTCGAGTGGTTCATAATGGTTCGGAATAGATGTTATGGCGATTGCTTAGGTACTTTATGAGGGAAGTTTCTATATCGATTCTCATCAATGATGGTGACCGCCTCGATGGTGTCCTTTCCAATGCCTATGACTATGCCCTCTA
Proteins encoded in this region:
- a CDS encoding IS5 family transposase; translated protein: MQLGFFDLDNRYAQLSKLNDPLEELNRIIDWNLFADLLAETTTKPRKSEAGRKPFDRVMLFKMLVLQRMNNLSDDRLEYQVRDRLSFMRFLGLGLAGVVPDAKTMWSFREELKENHLMDRLFARFDECLRELEVELKSGQIIDATFVSVPKQRSTREENKMIKEDAVPIEWGQNPHKLAQKDIDARWTKKNSESFYGYKDHVNMDRDTKLITTWEVTSAQIHDSQVLEEVLQSPEVGGADIYADSAYRSNAQEESLVTSKYTSQIHEKGARNHPLTQAQKSSNKEKSRVRARVEHVFGSMTNELGGITIRTIGYGRAKVHIGLLNLVYNIKRVATLIRKGYFSFDRVSAPEMA
- a CDS encoding Crp/Fnr family transcriptional regulator, coding for MNINFNNLSDNFLLSLLSSDEQATISSAVKLVPVNIGDIICESEAKLEYVYFPISGMFLLLYILENGGSAEISDIGKEGFVGVPILLGGETMPHQVIIQGSGEAFRMPVYHLTKLFTQSISFRNILLHYMQALMTQISQTAVCNSHQKLIKDFADGFSFH
- a CDS encoding helix-turn-helix domain-containing protein: MTQELISIMLGVRREGITSAASNLQKEKIIDYSRGTICVLDRHRLEERCCECYEVVKKEYSRLFSDIC
- a CDS encoding IS3 family transposase codes for the protein MLREGIVTARCTVERLMKKLGLQGVRRGRRCWTTITDDLLARRIDKVNRQFAAIRPNQ
- a CDS encoding reverse transcriptase domain-containing protein, with the protein product MLGIPTVADNIAQTAVKRMLEPVLDPLFHCNSYGYRPACSALDAIAIVRRRSWEYDWVIEFDINELFNNIEHDLLMRALRKTADIMGAACCVLDGG
- a CDS encoding group II intron maturase-specific domain-containing protein, whose amino-acid sequence is MDHSEQLPSVRFCRYADDAVVHCKSLAQAHYTLQKIDERFRQCGLELHPEKTHIMYCKDINRQGDFPHVQFTFFGYTFRPRKAVDKYGRVYVNFAPAVSRDALRAIRQTIRGWHLQLKCDKELSDLSSRFNPVLRGWQSYYGRFHGSAMSAIWKHMNDYLTRWLRRKHKPLARHKIRARRTNACLNERASMHSCIGNWDTPTTE
- a CDS encoding reverse transcriptase domain-containing protein, with amino-acid sequence MIKAFSSLQDLRRRIYVKAKAEPSWRFWGLYVHIGKIETLHMAYEMAKKNNGVPGTDGVTFDDIETQDVATFLAQIQEELIGRIYVPLPVRNKGIPKGESKFRTLSILAIRDRVVQGVLKLIIEPIFEANFQPGSFGYRPKRTAHEAVKRVAQAIVQNKTRVIDLDLRAYFLHGST
- a CDS encoding reverse transcriptase domain-containing protein, encoding MLNKLNLLFNLQKDEIMKAAKPFDIPKALVWEAFKLVKANQGSAGIDQESLEDFEQNLSGNLYKLWNRLSSGAYFPPAVKGVAIPKKQGGERVLGIPTVSDRIAQMTIKLAFEPCVEPHFLDDSYGYRPNKSALDAVGVTRQRCWQFNWLLEFDIKGLFDHIDHNY
- a CDS encoding reverse transcriptase domain-containing protein codes for the protein MVESSYADARWKARQAGARYAPQGGVISPVLSNLFMHYAFDVWMTRNHQEKPWCRYADDGIAHCRTKWSAEKLLAELNQRLVECGLELHSEKTKIVYCQDGARKGYHQSTKFKFLGYEFRRRMVKGFEGRMFLSFTPAISKEAKKSINRTIRRTGVRNRSDLSLEEVALWLNPMLNGWINYYGRFNKSALKPVMRQINFTLIKWCMRKYKRFRYSKARACQYLIKTFETRPYLFAHWKRGIQGSFV